A window of Chelmon rostratus isolate fCheRos1 chromosome 18, fCheRos1.pri, whole genome shotgun sequence genomic DNA:
CCTGTTGTTCTACATGAGCGTGTAAACCTCAGATTTCTCAATAATTTCCTAAAAGAAGAATGTATTTAGGTGGAGAAAACTGAggctaaaaactaaaactaactAAAAACTTCAGCTAGTTGTGTTCATAAGAAGTCGTTGATATTAGGCCTTTCTAATGGAAGGTATTATGAGATGTCACAGTAGGAGATGCAGGTATAAATAATACAATGACTAAAGGCCAATTTCCATTTcgcagcttcagtttcaggctcCTGCTGGCTGGCTCAcgctgtcatggcttactgggaaTAGAAttgagccattgttaatgttactGGTGACACACACTTTTCCCACcgtgacaagtcaaaatgtctgctgtgaaaaagacctTTTAAATTTGAAAGGGCAACTCTACTCAAACCTCAGCTggatcaaactgaactgaactgaactgtgtatttttctgtgaaataaaCTGAGGCCGGAGAGGCCAACCCCCCTGAAAGGACATTAAAGATATATTTATTGatacttttaattaatgtcTCTGTATGTGTTCTGACTGCTTTGTGTGactgttgtttgtctttcttgtAAAAGAGACCTTGATCTTTGTTGGATAAATACTTCACTAAGTAAACTGTCCTTCCTCATGCATTTTAATTGGAAGCTTAATTCTCTTATAATCTtgtatttaagaaaaaataaatcattttgtatGTGTAACTCACCTCTTGCACTGACTAAAATACATGAAGTTCATACAGTCAGCCCTGCAGAGTcctgcactcagtacttttaatGAAAATTTGGGAATTTTAGCAATTTAGGGGAAGTTTACATTATAATTCTTACACATGATGCATATTTTTAAGGCTGATTCCAcaattttcatatttaaatttAGGCCAACAAAATTAATCACTCACCACAGTTGTATTCCTGGCATTAAAAACACGGATTTCAACCTGCATTTGGGGTTTCATGACTtgaaatatacagaaaatataaataacatgaaaaattTAGAgactttttgtatttatgcatTTCTAGCTATGGCCCTGTGTACAGTGTACATTACATACAGGTACTGATCATAAATTACGTTTGCCAGCAGATCCATGCTGCCTCATGCCAAGACATTGAAGGCTGATCGGTGAACCTGTACTGTTCTTGTTTGGTCCAGATTCAGGGACACCCAGTGGCGTGATTCATCCCCCTCTGACTCTACCCTGACTGCACTAGAACAGCAGCTCACAGCCTCCTGTGCTGTGGATGGCTGATGTCACGCCAGTCCATTAAAGCCGGAGTACGAGGGAAGCGTGTGTCTGTCAGGCCGTATTACATGAGGACGACAGTGATGGACTGCCTCGGGCTACAGTTGGAGCCTCTCGTTCCTCCATCCAACCCTCCATCCCCTCTTGGTGAAACTTATGATGCCAGTAGCAgccatctctttctctgtgcacTCTTCCATATGGAAACCACTATCAGATTTTACTGCTTCATGGACCTGCCTCCATCCTTGTGTggtcatgtgtgcatgttaccCACATAATTACATAATTGATGAAAGTCACTTGAGCTGAAACTATTAGTCTATTAAGGGATTGGTTGATGGACAGAAACATCCTCTGCAGCTATCGagtaattgtttcagtcatggTTTAAagccaaaatgacaaaaaatcactgattccagcttctgaaaTTGCAAATTTGATGCTATTCTTTGTCATATTAAACcaaatatctttgtgttttggactgttggtcagacaaaacaagcaatttgaataCATCACCTTGGCTTCTTGGAAGTTATAATGGCCATTCTAAATTATGTTCTGATATTTTCTGAACAACCAACTAGGAAGCAGAGTTTTAACTTATCTCAGTACAGCTTTACAGCAGATTCAGTTGTAGGAAATCACTGATTTACCCTCTAACACAGTAGCTATGCACctgctttgtgctgttgtttgtaAGAAAGATGGATTCACTCCAGCATGCTCTCATCCAAAAGGCCCGTGGTCCATATCCGTGGTCCATCTGCCAGTTATGTAGAATCCAAATGTTGTTCACAGCATGATCAGGCTGAAGAGTGCAGCATCTCCAGCACGCAGCCTCCTGCAACAATGATGTCACACAGAcctaaaaacacattcaacactCATATCAGTGTTCTCCTTTTGTCTCCAACTGCTAAAatattactgtactgtaataaTCATTAGGCCTGCTGATCGTAATTTTGTAGTCTTCCCCAGGCATCTCTTCCATTCCTGCATTAAATGCTTAATAGATATCAGtttctttaaaataatttcTCATGTGGGTTTAAACACTAGAATTAATtggtatttttaaaaatattaaaaatacattttttgttcttgtgtttatAGTGCCTGCGTGCATTTAGATTTTGATCgaatcaatcaattaatctaATCTGTGCTGCACTTGGACTGCTTTATCTGAGGAAAAGTTATGTTGCATTCTATGTAAGTCGGAAATTCCGGCTTTCTATAAGTATAACGTGTAAAACAGATGGTGTTGGCTTGATTCACGATTTCTTACCCAGTATCTTTCCAAAGTTCCGTTATATTATGTCTTCTAAACACAATGGCAGACACTGTAAATGTAGAAACGTTAGCACGTTTCTGCTTGAGGTACACCGCTCTTGCCGTTAGATAACGTCCAGGGCTGAGTGCTCAAAATTCCGGGGTTAACGGTGTGAAGAGCGTGCTGTTACCAAGGAGACGGATGAAGCCCAGACCAGCGCACAGCAAGTACATGCTAACGTTTGAGCGTGTGTATGTGAATAACGGtattaattaaatgttaaatatctgTCGGTTTATCactttaaagatgttttttcacTGGTACATTGATTGGCTGCAGTAGTAAGGTAGTAGCATTTAAGCTAACGTGAGTGTGGAGGTAACCTAAGTTAGTTTAGAGACACTtttggctaacgttagccgcaGAATGGCAGCATGTTGACGCTAGCTAATGCGCATGTTAAATGTCATTAAACAAACTTTCATCACATGAGCACATCAGAAAATAAGCAAGAATCCATCTACAGTTACTGTGATGTGAAACCTTCAATGTGCATTTTAATTCtaatgtttcttctttttaaagcaGATAGCAGAAGTACAAAAACCCAGCCACAATGCCCACATCCCCGAGTCCTGCAGGAGCCAACCTCAGCCCAGCTAAAGACTACAGAATGACGAGGAGGATCATTGCTGAGGATCGAGACTGGTCCCTGGCTATAGTGCCCTGTTTATCAAACCTCTGTCTGCAAAGCATCATGAGAAACTTTGAGGGTATGCTGTTGTTTCCAGTACCAATATTATACACACTTACATTTCTAGTAGATATGGAACTTAATGCTAAATTGAAACCTTTTACAGAAAAGCCCATATTTGAAGACCTGACACCCCACCAGAAAGACTTTGTGCAGGAGAGGCTGTCCACTTCCCTGAGCCTGCACGTGACAGCTAACCTGATCAACGATGGTGTCTATTGGAAGCGGTGCTGCGAGCAGCGGTGGGACCTTTGTGACGTCTCTCACTACAGCCACAGCTGGAAACGAATGTACTTTGAGAGGCACATGGAGAACATGATTGAGCTTTTTATCCCAGATGTGACAGATCCTAAGACAGTTCTAGAGACGGTACCTCTTTGTAAGAACTATGTGAAAAGACTGGATATCTCCCAACTCCTGCCGCCTATCAAGGAGCcccagaaggaggaagaggaacatgGCTTCGAGTTGGCAAGTGACACTGACTATGATGGACCGTCTATGGACCACTTTGACTTTAACATCATGCTCAACAAGCTGACAAACCTGGAAGAGCTCCACTTGGTGTACAGGGTCAAACAGTGTGGCATGAACTTTGAATGGAAGATGTTTGAGATGACTGACAGAGACTGTGAGTCCCTCGCCAAGGCCCTGAAGTCCTGCGAGACTTTGAAGGTGACCAGTGATTCCTCCGCAGTGGCTTTATGGCATGCTGACTCTTTCAGCTCTGATTGTGTggagcatgtttgtttgttgtcattcagCACTTCTGACTTTCTTGGCAGTTGCAAAGCatcatttacagacattttaCAGTCCCTGTGTCATGAAATGGGAAAATTGTTGTTGGCACTACCCGAGCATTAAATTCATGCTCTATTTACAtcaaagaaaagacagcaaagcCTCTGGCTGCAACCTAAATAAGTCACTTTTTGAACACAACATGTTTGTCACATTAATTTGTCACTGCATGAGAACATTGAGGCATATATCTGGTTTCTGTGCATGACATGGGAACTTCACAAGAGATTTTTGGACTTGATATTAGGGCTGCAATTTATGATCGATCCATCTGTTCATAATTGTTTTGATGAATTGTCTACAatatatcagaaaatagtgaaaactgTCCAGCATTAACTCCTCGGTGACAATTATGACTGcaacagcccaaaacccaaagatatttcacttacattcatttcatttatgatatgaaacagaaaaaacattatATTGTATAAAGCATAGTCCCCCACTGTTCTGCAGTGCTTGCATAGAATAGTATTTATACATGTGTCGAATTCATATTgttcaaaaaacagaaagggTAGTTATTCTCAAGATCTTTGCCTATGACATATTAGCTGTACTCctatttattatgtttttttgtgctaCACACCCCACAATCTTGATAATCTTATATATATACTCTTTTTACAGCTTCTAAGGCTCCATCAAAGCCACATTGAGGACAAAAAGTGTCGCATGCTGGTGAAATACCTTTTGCACCACCCATCCCTGAGGGAGCTTGACTTTTCTCACAACCTGATCGGAGACAAAGGAGCCAGAGCCATCGGCAAACTGCTCACCAATAGCAAACTGGAGATACTGAACCTGTGTGACAACGACATTCGAGGCCCGGGAGCCAAAGCTATAGCTCACGCTTTGTCCAAGAATTCCACCCTTTTGTCACTCAACCTACGTCTCAACCGTTTGCGAGATGAGGGGGGCGAGGCTATTGGCAAGGCCTTGCTGAACAACCACATCCTACGTCACCTGCACCTGGGAGGCAATGAGGTGACGAGGCCTACTGCTATTGCACTGGCTAAAGTGCTATTTCAGAATAACACCCTGAAGAGCGTGAATCTCTCCTGCAACAACCTGGGTGTGGTGAGTAAATGACTCTTAGATCAACACCCCCAGGGAGGTGATAGATATAAAGTTTTACCTGAGGCTGCTGCCAAAGAAAAGGGTTCATAAACTGTGCAGGCAATTTTAATATGTTACACATTCAGTTTGTCAAACTCAATTTGACACAGATTTCATCAGTCAAATGTGGATTTTCTTTAAACTTGGCTGCACATGGGTTTAAAGTTGCAGTTTGAGCTGAATTAACCAGTAAACTGTTATTTTTCTAGCAAAAATACCAAAGATTCACTGATTCCTTTCTATAGAATGTGCctattttgtggttttgtccATCTTTTATTAGACTTTGATTCTAAAAACACTGGGACATTGTGTAAACCATaattaaagcagaatgtgatcatttgctaatcctttttgacacatactcaattgaaaacagtacagtgacagtatatttaatgtttgacctcatcaatttcattgatttttgtaaatatctgcttattctgaatttgatgcagcaacacgttttaaacaagttgggacaggagcaacaaaagactgggaaagttgtggaacgctccaaaaacagctgtttggatcattccacaggtaaacaggttgattggtaacaggtgatagtatcatgaatGGGTATGAaaagagcatcctggaaaggctcagtcactcacaagcaaggatggagtgaggttcaccactttgtgaacacatgattggataaaggatgttactacacgggctcaggaacacCTCATAAGaccgttgtcagtaaacacagtttgtttgcaaatgattgcattctgttg
This region includes:
- the tcte1 gene encoding dynein regulatory complex subunit 5, which encodes MADTQKYKNPATMPTSPSPAGANLSPAKDYRMTRRIIAEDRDWSLAIVPCLSNLCLQSIMRNFEEKPIFEDLTPHQKDFVQERLSTSLSLHVTANLINDGVYWKRCCEQRWDLCDVSHYSHSWKRMYFERHMENMIELFIPDVTDPKTVLETVPLCKNYVKRLDISQLLPPIKEPQKEEEEHGFELASDTDYDGPSMDHFDFNIMLNKLTNLEELHLVYRVKQCGMNFEWKMFEMTDRDCESLAKALKSCETLKLLRLHQSHIEDKKCRMLVKYLLHHPSLRELDFSHNLIGDKGARAIGKLLTNSKLEILNLCDNDIRGPGAKAIAHALSKNSTLLSLNLRLNRLRDEGGEAIGKALLNNHILRHLHLGGNEVTRPTAIALAKVLFQNNTLKSVNLSCNNLGVDGGKALEEAMSHNTSLTECDLRLTEVDEQSVTFINQVVWTNQSLEQRRSALESKTK